A stretch of Paracoccus sp. MA DNA encodes these proteins:
- a CDS encoding ferritin-like domain-containing protein, with the protein MKTLQDAFEHTLQDIYWAENALSKSLPKVSKSANNAELKTAIDGHLKETKGHIKTLEAVFKSIGQDAKGEKCDAMDGLLKETDGLIEEASGHALDVALIGAAQAVEHYEIARYGTLREWAKVLGHDEAHALLTSILDEEKAANAKLTALAVTTVNEAKQPSKK; encoded by the coding sequence ATGAAAACGTTGCAGGACGCGTTCGAGCATACTTTGCAGGATATCTACTGGGCAGAAAACGCCTTGTCCAAGTCTCTGCCCAAGGTCTCCAAATCTGCAAACAACGCCGAGCTAAAGACAGCAATTGACGGCCATCTCAAGGAAACCAAAGGACACATTAAGACCTTGGAGGCGGTCTTCAAGTCAATCGGGCAGGACGCCAAAGGCGAAAAATGCGACGCCATGGACGGCCTGCTGAAGGAGACCGATGGCCTGATTGAAGAGGCTTCGGGCCATGCTTTGGATGTGGCGCTGATCGGAGCAGCTCAAGCGGTCGAACACTACGAGATCGCACGTTATGGCACGTTGCGCGAATGGGCCAAGGTTCTGGGCCATGACGAGGCGCACGCGTTGCTTACATCCATCCTGGACGAGGAAAAAGCTGCGAACGCAAAACTGACTGCGCTTGCGGTAACCACCGTGAATGAGGCCAAGCAACCCTCCAAGAAATAG